In a genomic window of Quercus lobata isolate SW786 chromosome 4, ValleyOak3.0 Primary Assembly, whole genome shotgun sequence:
- the LOC115988067 gene encoding putative cyclin-B3-1 yields MKILKDLGFGITIMFREFEGIKKRSIAMVTAKGKFAAGLNRVGDDSRASKSVGVRNLKVYVESEAAKADADGNEGKSVIASKRANLTSVRGVNNMEKSKGKLISSASTNVRRKALADVSNAQGNSSRKAMPVGLKLTKSKSERTSLQRVSMGPGGRTINVSSRKSFTGKMQENVSQGVGDVHTSKRDSFRNKTMGQSRDSVVTNDRRTIRTSLISNRKSLPVLKRVTQAQANIQKENAESSDKGKERSGYPVPKAGKKVASRINNRSHLWQNRMSDGFLIMGKTNVEAHALTRKSVRPTVKTTLQATLAQRTLKSKNILNINKSTSVAAISSKNKEEAVTSSISENAAVVVPYEATQGKLPSAGAAVVVPQEVTQGQLPSDGNANPSTVSDVIPKKSKRRRSYTSLLMAGSKLLEDCGEVMKLEKLPNIDDNCNQLEVAEYVDEIYQYYWVTEAQNPSMENYMSIQTDITAHMRGILINWLIEVHFKFDLMQETLYLMVTLLDRYLSQASVKKNEMQLVGLTALLLASKYEDFWHPRVKDLISISAESYTRDQMLAMERLILKQLKFRLNVATPYVFMLRFLKAAQSDSKLEHLAFYLIELCLVEHESLKFKPSLLCASALYVARCTLHMTPAWTPLICKHARYEESQLRDCAQMIIRSHKAAGKGQLRVSYEKYMRPDLSGAAAIKPLDRLPL; encoded by the exons ATGAAAATACTGAAAGATCTAGGGTTTGGGATAACAATCAT GTTTAGAGAATTTGAAGGaatcaagaaaagaagtatCGCAATGGTGACTGCGAAG GGAAAATTCGCTGCCGGTTTGAACCGTGTTGGCGATGATAGTCGCGCTTCCAAAAGTG TGGGTGTTAGAAATTTGAAGGTTTATGTGGAAAGTGAAGCAGCTAAAGCTGATGCTGATGGCAA CGAGGGGAAATCTGTAATTGCTAGTAAAAGGGCTAATCTGACTAGTGTGCGG GGTGTGAATAATATGGAGAAGAGCAAAGGCAAACTAATTAGCTCTG CAAGTACAAATGTCAGAAGAAAAGCGCTTGCTGATGTCAGCAATGCCCAGGGAAACTCTTCAAGGAAGGCAATGCCGGTTGGCCTTAAGCTTAC GAAAAGTAAAAGTGAAAGAACATCTTTGCAACG GGTTTCCATGGGTCCAGGTGGAAGGACTATAAATGTATCCTCAAGGAAATCCTTTACG GGCAAAATGCAGGAAAATGTAAGTCAAGGTGTTGGTGATGTACACACTTCCAAGAGAG ATTCTTTCAGGAACAAGACCATGGGTCAAAGCCGTGATTCTGTTGTTACCAACGACAG GAGGACCATAAGAACTTCTCTTATATCAAATAG GAAGTCTTTACCGGTGCTAAAGAGGGTGACCCAGGCACAGGCAAATATCCAAAAG GAAAATGCTGAAAGTTCTGACAAGGGCAAAGAAAGAAGTGGATATCCAG TTCCTAAAGCTGGCAAGAAAGTAGCATCCCGGATAAACAATAGGAGCCATCTTTGGCAGAATCGAATGAGTGATGGCTTCCTAATAAT GGGCAAAACTAATGTAGAGGCTCACGCATTGACAAGAAAATCTGTGAGG CCAACTGTGAAGACCACACTCCAGGCTACCCTAGCTCAAAGGACTTTAAAATCCAAgaacatattaaatattaacaaGTCAACATCTGTTGCTGCAATCTCCTCTAAGAACAAGGAGGAAGCAGTGACATCTTCTATTTCTGAGAATGCTGCAGTTGTGGTTCCATATGAAGCTACTCAAGGAAAGCTTCCATCTGCTGGTGCTGCAGTTGTGGTTCCACAGGAAGTTACTCAAGGACAGCTTCCATCTGATGGCAATGCCAACCCAAGTACTGTATCGGATGTCATTCCCAAGAAATCGAAACGGAGGAGATCTTATACATCTTTATTGATGGCAGGATCAAAG TTACTGGAGGACTGCGGTGAAGTTATGAAGCTGGAAAAGCTACCAAATATTGATGACAATTGCAATCAACTAGAAGTTGCTGAATATGTTGATGAGATCTATCAGTACTATTGGGTTACAGAG GCACAGAATCCATCAATGGAAAATTACATGTCAATTCAGACAGACATTACAGCTCATATGCGGGGCATATTGATCAATTGGTTAATTGAG GTACActtcaaatttgatttgatgCAAGAAACTCTATATCTCATGGTGACATTGTTAGACAGATATCTCTCACAAGCTTCAGTAAAGAAGAATGAAATGCAGTTGGTTGGTCTTACTGCACTCTTGCTAGCATCAAAATATGAAGACTTTTGGCATCCAAGG GTCAAGGATTTAATCAGCATCTCAGCCGAGTCGTACACAAGAGATCAAATGCTTGCAATG GAGAGGCTCATTCTTAAGCAATTGAAGTTTCGTCTTAATGTGGCTACTCCTTATGTGTTCATGTTAAGGTTTCTTAAGGCTGCTCAGTCAGACTCAAAG CTTGAACACCTGGCATTCTACCTCATTGAGCTCTGCTTAGTTGAACATGAATCTCTTAAGTTTAAGCCCTCATTGCTATGTGCATCAGCTCTCTATGTTGCAAGGTGTACCCTGCACATGACTCCAGCTTGGACCCCTCTGATTTGCAAACATGCACGCTATGAAGAGTCCCAACTCAG GGATTGCGCACAGATGATCATAAGATCCCATAAAGCTGCTGGAAAAGGACAGTTGAGAGTCTCATATGAGAAGTACATGAGGCCTGATCTCAGTGGTGCTGCAGCAATAAAACCTTTAGATAGGCTTCCTCTTTGA
- the LOC115986150 gene encoding uncharacterized protein LOC115986150 has protein sequence MKIKDEGALTFPGKLKSDPNKRSRDKYCRFHRDHGHDTGDCYDLKQQIETLIRQGKLQKFISKERTDPPPQEQYPRRENERPRAPIGDIRMIVGGTVIIGSSKKARKTYLRMVQSIQRTGTVSKIAKREGPIIRFSEEDARRLHHPHDDALVISMRVGDYNMHWVLVDNGSSTDILYYPAFQQMRIDNERLVPTNAPLIGFGGSRLFPLGAVTLSMTVGDYP, from the coding sequence ATGAAAATTAAGGACGAAGGGGCCCTGACGTTCCctggaaagctgaagagtgatcccaacAAACGATCTAgggacaaatattgccgcttccaccgtgaccatggtcacgacACAGGCGATTGCTACGATTTGAAGCAGCAGATTGAAACCCTTATCCGACAAGGAAAGCTGCAAAAGTTCATCAGCAAGGAGAGAACAGATCCACCCCCACAAGAACAGTACCCCCGGCGAGAGAACGAGCGACCAAGAGCCCCAataggggacataaggatgataGTCGGAGGAACAGTTATAATCGGGTCTTCAAAAAAGGCTCGTAAAACGtaccttcggatggtacagaGCATTCAGCGAACGGGCACCGTGTCGAAGATAGCAAAAAGAGAAGGCCCCATTATCAggttctcagaagaagatgcacgacgcctacaccatccacatgacgatgctCTCGTCATCAGCATGCGggtaggagactacaacatgcactgGGTGTTggtcgacaacggcagctcaaCCGATATCTTGTATTATCCGGcgttccagcaaatgaggattgacaaTGAGCGATTAGTACCGACGAACGCCCCACTCATTGGTTTCGGAGGAAGCCGGTTATTCCCTTTAGGCGCGGTCACGTTATCCATGACGGTAGGCGATTACCCCTAG
- the LOC115987202 gene encoding 2-dehydro-3-deoxyphosphooctonate aldolase-like, producing the protein MESSALLFNQLKAADPFFLLAGPNVIESEEHIFRMAKHIKTIAAKVGLPLVFKSSFDKANRTSSKSFRGPGMVEGLKMLEKVKLAYDIPIVTDVHETIQCEAVGRVADIIQIPAFLCRQTDLLVAAAKTGKIVNIKKGQFCAASVMVNSAEKIRLAGNPNVMVCERGTMFGYNDLIVDPRNFEWMREANSPVVADVTHALQQPAGKKLDGGGVASGGLRELIPCIARTAVAVGVDGIFMEVHDDPLNAPVDGPTQWPLRNLEELLEELVAIARVSKGKQHLNIDLTPFCD; encoded by the exons ATGGAATCATCAGCACTGCTCTTTAACCAGCTCAAG GCAGCTGACCCGTTTTTCTTGTTAGCTGGTCCCAATGTGATTGAATCCGAGGAGCATATTTTTCGAATGGCTAAGCACATTAAGACTATTGCAGCAAA AGTTGGGTTGCCATTGGTTTTCAAGTCAAGCTTTGACAAAGCTAACAGAACATCTTCAAAATCATTTCGGGGTCCTGGAATGGTTGAAGGCTTAAAG ATGCTTGAGAAGGTTAAATTGGCGTATGACATCCCTATAGTGACTGATGTGCACGAAACAATCCAG TGTGAAGCAGTTGGAAGAGTAGCGGATATTATTCAGATTCCAGCATTTTTATGTCGTCAG ACAGATCTTCTAGTTGCGGCAGCCAAGACGGGGAAAATTGTCAATATCAAGAAAGGCCAGTTCTGTGCTGCTTCT GTCATGGTAAATTCTGCAGAGAAAATTAGATTGGCTGGAAATCCAAATGTGATGGTTTGTGAGAGGGGCACTATGTTTGGCTATA ATGATTTGATTGTTGATCCACGCAATTTCGAATGGATGAGAGAAGCCAATTCTCCTGTT GTAGCTGATGTCACACATGCGTTACAACAGCCTGCTGGGAAAAAG TTGGATGGTGGAGGTGTTGCTAGTGGTGGTCTTCGTGAATTAATCCCATGCATTGCAAGGACAGCAGTTGCTGTTGGAGTTGATGGAATTTTCATGGAG GTGCATGATGATCCTTTGAATGCACCTGTTGATGGTCCCACCCAATGG CCTCTGCGCAATTTGGAAGAACTGCTGGAGGAGCTTGTGGCAATTGCT AGAGTAAGCAAGGGGAAGCAACATTTGAACATTGATCTCACGCCATTCTGTGATTAG